One genomic window of Motacilla alba alba isolate MOTALB_02 chromosome 1, Motacilla_alba_V1.0_pri, whole genome shotgun sequence includes the following:
- the RHOG gene encoding rho-related GTP-binding protein RhoG, with product MQSIKCVVVGDGAVGKTCLLICYTTNAFPKEYIPTVFDNYSAQNTVDGRTINLNLWDTAGQEEYDRLRTLSYPQTNVFIICFSIASPPSYENVKHKWYPEVCHHCPSVPILLVGTKKDLRNNPETMKRLKEQNQAPITTQQGISLSKQIRAVKYLECSALNQEGIKDVFTEAVRAVLNPVPAKPKKPCVLL from the coding sequence ATGCAGAGCATCAAGTGCGTGGTGGTGGGCGACGGGGCGGTGGGCAAGACCTGCCTGCTCATCTGCTACACCACCAACGCCTTCCCCAAGGAGTACATCCCCACCGTGTTCGACAACTACAGCGCCCAGAACACGGTGGACGGCAGGACTATTAACCTAAACCTGTGGGACACGGCCGGCCAGGAGGAGTACGACCGCCTGCGGACGCTTTCCTACCCCCAGACCAACGTCTTCATCATCTGCTTCTCCATCGCCAGCCCGCCCTCCTACGAGAACGTCAAGCACAAGTGGTACCCCGAGGtgtgccaccactgccccagCGTGCCCATCCTCCTCGTGGGCACCAAGAAGGATCTGAGGAACAACCCCGAGACCATGAAGCGGCTCAAGGAGCAGAACCAGGCGCCCATCACCACCCAGCAGGGCATCAGCCTCTCCAAGCAGATCCGCGCCGTCAAGTACCTGGAGTGCTCGGCTCTCAACCAGGAGGGCATCAAGGATGTGTTCACCGAGGCCGTGAGGGCCGTGCTCAACCCCGTCCCCGCCAAGCCCAAGAAGCCCTGCGTGCTCTTGTGA